In one Echinicola marina genomic region, the following are encoded:
- a CDS encoding alpha-L-fucosidase: MSLRRFVLGTLLLLSVISAEKVQAQIPHSQPRSSVALDHGSHRLGRRTDQMMERWRNYGLGQFIHWGVYSITAGRWDGKDYPGASSWIRSWSEMPKEAYDQLYQQFNPDRFDPKSWAKQAKTMGAKYMIITTKHHDGFCLWPSKYTKYDIASTPYKQDLIGPMVEAYEAEGIDVYLYFSVMDWNHPGFRTELKTSKDREAYEEFKTFTRNQILELLERYPNTKGIWFDGTWDAAWKEQAVFADKLETEMREMIPGIIIGSRFRPDDYGNRHFDSNGDLMGDYEQGWERKLPKTIEEVKGNDWDCVMTVPENQWGYHYDWKGHVKSSFELIEMLVRSVSLDGNFVLNFGPDRYGEFRQEERKLFAEIGDWMEANQEAVYDCGYLNWEKQDWGYYTQDRNTGKIYMVVFNMPINGALRVKTPEKVQLDKVYGLKDPSKVYVPEEIHKDEYFVHYPVEKSSGSPFVLVIESSLVDKEGGKAYQKPKT; this comes from the coding sequence ATGAGTTTAAGGAGATTCGTATTAGGTACATTATTGTTGCTGTCGGTGATAAGTGCAGAAAAGGTACAGGCTCAAATTCCGCATAGTCAACCAAGGTCTTCAGTGGCCCTGGATCATGGTTCACATCGGTTGGGGAGAAGGACAGACCAGATGATGGAAAGATGGAGGAACTATGGTTTAGGACAATTTATCCATTGGGGAGTCTATTCGATTACGGCTGGTAGATGGGATGGAAAAGATTATCCGGGTGCTTCTTCCTGGATTCGTTCGTGGTCAGAAATGCCCAAAGAGGCTTATGATCAGTTGTACCAGCAGTTTAACCCAGATCGTTTTGATCCAAAATCATGGGCAAAGCAAGCTAAAACCATGGGGGCAAAATATATGATCATTACGACCAAGCACCATGATGGTTTTTGTTTATGGCCAAGTAAATACACCAAATACGACATAGCGAGCACGCCTTATAAGCAAGATCTTATTGGTCCCATGGTGGAGGCTTATGAGGCAGAAGGGATTGATGTATACTTATATTTTTCGGTGATGGATTGGAATCATCCAGGATTTAGAACGGAACTGAAAACTTCTAAAGACCGGGAAGCATATGAGGAATTCAAGACCTTTACCCGAAATCAAATTCTGGAATTATTGGAAAGATATCCAAACACTAAAGGAATTTGGTTTGATGGAACTTGGGATGCCGCTTGGAAAGAACAAGCTGTCTTTGCGGATAAATTGGAAACGGAAATGAGGGAAATGATACCAGGGATCATCATAGGAAGCAGATTTCGACCGGATGATTATGGCAATAGACATTTTGATAGCAATGGTGATTTGATGGGAGATTATGAGCAAGGTTGGGAAAGAAAGTTGCCTAAGACGATAGAAGAGGTCAAAGGAAATGATTGGGATTGTGTGATGACAGTTCCTGAAAATCAATGGGGATATCATTATGACTGGAAAGGCCATGTAAAGAGCAGTTTTGAATTGATAGAAATGTTGGTGAGGTCGGTTTCTTTGGACGGGAATTTTGTCTTGAATTTCGGTCCTGACAGGTATGGTGAATTTAGACAGGAAGAAAGGAAACTATTCGCAGAGATTGGAGATTGGATGGAGGCGAACCAAGAAGCTGTTTACGATTGTGGTTACTTAAACTGGGAAAAGCAGGACTGGGGCTATTATACACAGGATAGGAACACTGGAAAGATCTATATGGTCGTGTTCAATATGCCTATCAATGGCGCTTTGAGGGTCAAGACTCCTGAAAAAGTTCAACTGGACAAGGTTTATGGATTAAAAGATCCTAGTAAGGTCTATGTTCCAGAGGAGATACATAAAGATGAATATTTTGTTCATTATCCAGTGGAGAAATCTTCGGGATCTCCGTTTGTGCTCGTTATTGAGTCATCTTTAGTGGATAAAGAAGGTGGAAAGGCCTATCAAAAACCAAAGACCTGA
- a CDS encoding glycoside hydrolase family 2 protein, which produces MNYLKSQKGNLIPKPTLFSSILIIFILLGSASSLLAQGRKEIDFNQEWLFKKGANDYDKGVSFALEEWKEVTVPHTYNSEDMQLGKDFYTGDGFYQKIFTVADSLKEKRLFLRFEGVGSVAEVYVNGRFLGEHKGSYSAFAFEISHSVNYGEKNTILVKTNNEARKDVLPVNHFLFPIYGGIYRPVSLIITDKVNIKVTDHASPGIFIRQKNVSAKQATLRVKAKLENKENTFRHVLLRTEVKNADGKSVKVIEEPLSISPQGVTLGEQELIIKQPHLWQGVEDPYLYTLTTSLIDGDRVLDAVTQPLGIRSVEIKAGKGVFLNGKAYPMHGVTRHQDRWGYGNALSRSQHLEDMMLIKEIGATTIRLAHYQQAEDMYAIADSLGFLIWAEIPFVNTYTLEEAANAKQQMTELVRQNFNHPSIYIWGIHNEVYSKTEDEYVAVLSRQLNDLAKTNDPDRPTVAVSGYGEMWRPANLATDVQGMNRYYGWYEGKIGDMKQWVQGLEEAYPEHIVMLAEYGADGNMDQGAEKLPESRNPVSGKFFPENYQTETHIQQWAIIEDHPYITASYLWNMFEFAVPMWNRGGVNARNLKGLITFDRKRKKDSFYWYKANWNPEPMIHLANSRDNKRTEANTTVQLFTNLSSVELTVNGQKVAKELEGVNSHHKKFEVSLQKGNNIIVAEGQDDAGNVISDKMEWILD; this is translated from the coding sequence ATGAATTATTTAAAGAGCCAAAAGGGTAACTTAATACCTAAACCAACTTTATTCTCAAGTATTCTAATCATTTTCATACTATTAGGAAGCGCTTCGAGTTTATTAGCCCAAGGGCGAAAGGAAATTGATTTTAATCAGGAGTGGCTTTTTAAGAAAGGAGCCAATGATTATGATAAGGGTGTTTCTTTTGCCCTGGAAGAATGGAAGGAAGTGACTGTTCCTCATACCTATAATAGTGAGGATATGCAGCTGGGCAAGGATTTTTATACAGGGGACGGTTTTTATCAGAAAATATTCACAGTAGCAGATTCTCTGAAGGAAAAGCGTTTGTTTCTCCGTTTTGAAGGAGTAGGTTCAGTAGCTGAGGTTTATGTCAATGGCCGTTTTTTGGGAGAACATAAGGGGAGCTATTCGGCATTTGCCTTTGAGATTAGCCATTCTGTAAACTATGGTGAAAAAAACACCATCCTGGTAAAGACCAATAATGAGGCAAGAAAAGATGTTTTGCCGGTTAATCATTTTTTGTTTCCTATCTATGGGGGGATTTATAGACCTGTATCACTTATTATCACCGATAAGGTGAACATCAAGGTGACCGATCATGCTTCTCCAGGAATATTTATTCGTCAAAAAAATGTCTCAGCCAAGCAAGCAACTCTGAGAGTAAAAGCAAAACTTGAGAATAAGGAAAATACTTTTAGGCATGTATTACTCCGTACGGAGGTGAAAAATGCAGATGGCAAAAGTGTTAAGGTCATTGAGGAACCCCTGTCAATCAGTCCACAAGGTGTGACTTTGGGAGAGCAGGAATTGATAATTAAGCAACCGCACCTTTGGCAAGGTGTTGAAGATCCGTACTTATATACGCTCACCACATCATTGATAGATGGGGATCGTGTGCTTGATGCGGTGACCCAGCCTTTAGGAATAAGATCGGTTGAAATTAAGGCAGGCAAGGGAGTCTTTTTAAACGGAAAGGCTTATCCAATGCATGGTGTTACCAGACACCAGGATCGATGGGGGTATGGTAATGCACTCAGTAGGTCACAGCATTTGGAAGATATGATGTTGATTAAAGAAATCGGTGCGACCACGATACGTTTGGCCCATTATCAACAGGCAGAAGATATGTACGCTATAGCAGATAGTTTAGGCTTTTTGATTTGGGCAGAAATTCCTTTTGTTAATACTTACACCTTAGAGGAAGCTGCAAATGCCAAGCAACAAATGACGGAACTGGTCCGTCAGAATTTTAACCATCCTTCCATCTATATTTGGGGCATTCACAATGAAGTGTATTCCAAAACGGAAGATGAGTATGTGGCGGTGCTGTCAAGGCAACTTAATGATCTCGCCAAAACCAATGATCCGGACCGGCCTACCGTAGCTGTAAGCGGCTATGGAGAAATGTGGCGCCCAGCCAATCTGGCCACTGATGTGCAAGGGATGAATCGTTACTATGGCTGGTATGAGGGAAAGATTGGAGATATGAAACAATGGGTACAAGGCTTGGAAGAAGCGTATCCTGAGCACATTGTAATGCTTGCAGAATATGGAGCAGATGGTAATATGGATCAAGGAGCTGAAAAATTACCTGAAAGCAGGAATCCTGTCAGTGGAAAGTTTTTTCCTGAAAACTATCAAACCGAAACTCATATTCAACAGTGGGCCATTATAGAGGACCATCCCTATATAACTGCCTCCTATTTGTGGAATATGTTTGAGTTTGCTGTGCCCATGTGGAACCGCGGTGGGGTGAATGCAAGAAACCTCAAAGGCCTGATTACTTTTGATCGGAAAAGAAAGAAAGACAGTTTTTACTGGTACAAAGCCAACTGGAATCCTGAACCGATGATCCACTTGGCCAATAGCCGTGATAATAAACGTACTGAAGCAAATACTACAGTGCAGCTTTTTACCAATTTATCTTCTGTGGAGCTGACAGTCAACGGGCAGAAAGTTGCCAAGGAACTGGAGGGTGTCAATTCACATCACAAAAAGTTTGAGGTAAGCCTTCAAAAAGGAAATAATATAATTGTTGCGGAAGGACAGGATGATGCAGGCAATGTGATTTCAGATAAAATGGAATGGATACTGGATTGA
- a CDS encoding RagB/SusD family nutrient uptake outer membrane protein — translation MKKIYIVITCFAGLLWGCNDEFMERYPLDQISDENFWRTEQDLELYCNNFYPTYIKGFGSGWGTNSVAPYGYNEAIAYGDVITDNGAPQSYSKVTADQYNGHISGGSGSGGWSWSDMREFNYFLDNYQRGDIDPAVRNVYAGEILFFKAWDYFKKVKTFGDVPWLTHVVQTNSPELLAPRTPRAEVMDSVLHILDKAIGYLPEKGTEKPDRLNKDVALHLKSRICLYEGTYRKYHTELGLDETKFLEEAVDAAEKLMGGTYSLYSTGDAVNDYNDLFATYSYDGNPEAILWKEYSEDLTMGVAFSRYYAQNLRHRHGATRSLVDEYLCEDGLPIAVSPLFMGKDSIQREMMNRDPRLPQTVANFGTYNLQAGVQGANNAPKPNIPGLNGNKCPTGYRVAKWFLNDPADWDRVTNGMQAALVFRYAEVLLNYAEAKYELGQLDQAVLDETVNAIRERVDMPPLVMGNIPEDPIMDGNYATYCSYVPEPVLREIRRERRVELAFESFRWDDLMRWKAGRFLEIPVEGIKFVQEQFPTVVVDKDVFLSEDGYILPYYQTLPDGRKFDEEKQYLFPIPIEDLVLNQNLEQNPGWESN, via the coding sequence ATGAAAAAAATATATATCGTAATAACATGCTTTGCAGGTCTCCTTTGGGGGTGTAATGATGAATTCATGGAACGTTACCCCTTGGACCAGATCAGTGATGAAAATTTCTGGAGGACAGAGCAGGATCTAGAGTTGTATTGTAACAATTTCTACCCTACTTACATTAAAGGTTTCGGCTCTGGTTGGGGAACAAATTCTGTAGCTCCCTATGGTTATAATGAAGCTATTGCATATGGTGATGTGATTACTGATAATGGAGCACCTCAATCCTATTCAAAAGTTACTGCTGATCAATATAATGGTCATATCAGTGGAGGAAGTGGAAGTGGTGGATGGAGCTGGAGTGATATGCGAGAATTTAATTATTTCTTGGATAACTATCAGAGAGGTGATATAGATCCTGCGGTTAGAAATGTATATGCAGGGGAAATCTTGTTTTTCAAGGCCTGGGATTATTTCAAAAAGGTAAAGACCTTTGGGGATGTGCCATGGTTGACACATGTGGTGCAAACCAATTCACCTGAGTTATTGGCACCGAGGACGCCAAGAGCAGAAGTGATGGATTCTGTATTGCACATTTTGGATAAGGCAATAGGGTACCTGCCCGAAAAAGGTACGGAAAAGCCAGATCGTTTGAACAAAGATGTGGCTTTGCATTTAAAGTCTAGGATCTGTCTTTATGAAGGGACCTATAGAAAATACCACACAGAATTGGGATTGGATGAGACTAAGTTCTTGGAGGAAGCAGTTGACGCAGCAGAAAAATTGATGGGAGGCACTTATAGCCTTTATTCAACAGGTGATGCTGTCAATGATTACAACGATCTTTTTGCCACATATAGTTATGATGGGAACCCAGAAGCTATACTATGGAAAGAATATTCAGAAGATCTAACCATGGGAGTAGCTTTTAGTCGTTATTATGCCCAGAATTTACGTCATAGACATGGAGCGACGAGGTCATTGGTAGATGAGTATCTCTGTGAAGATGGGTTGCCTATTGCTGTTAGTCCATTGTTCATGGGGAAAGATTCCATCCAGCGAGAAATGATGAATCGTGACCCAAGATTACCTCAGACAGTTGCAAATTTCGGGACCTATAACCTTCAAGCAGGTGTCCAAGGGGCGAATAATGCTCCTAAACCAAATATTCCAGGACTTAATGGGAATAAATGTCCTACTGGTTACAGAGTGGCTAAATGGTTTTTGAATGATCCTGCAGATTGGGATCGTGTAACTAATGGGATGCAAGCGGCATTGGTGTTTAGGTATGCTGAAGTACTATTGAACTATGCAGAAGCCAAATATGAGTTAGGTCAGCTTGATCAGGCCGTGTTGGACGAGACGGTTAATGCGATTCGTGAAAGAGTGGATATGCCTCCTTTGGTAATGGGGAATATTCCTGAAGATCCAATTATGGATGGAAATTACGCCACGTATTGCAGTTATGTTCCAGAGCCTGTTTTGCGAGAAATTAGAAGAGAAAGAAGGGTAGAATTGGCTTTTGAAAGTTTCAGATGGGATGACTTAATGAGATGGAAGGCTGGCCGTTTCTTAGAAATACCAGTTGAGGGAATCAAGTTTGTACAGGAGCAATTCCCAACTGTAGTAGTGGATAAAGATGTCTTTTTGAGTGAAGATGGCTATATCTTGCCTTACTACCAAACACTTCCTGACGGACGAAAATTTGATGAGGAGAAACAGTATCTTTTCCCAATTCCAATAGAGGATCTGGTATTGAACCAAAATCTCGAACAAAACCCTGGATGGGAGTCCAACTAA
- a CDS encoding alpha-L-fucosidase: protein MKKLLCGAALSALLAGSNAELAVAQTPKNTPRTSIALKHGAHDLGKRTDPMMERWRNYGLGQFLHWGVYAIAGGHWEGKYYGGAAEWIRSWREMPKDAYDNLYKQFDPKDFDAKAWAKQAKDMGAKYMIITTKHHDGFCLWPSEFTDYDVSNSPYKKDIIGPLVEAYDAEGIDVYLYFSVIDWNHPGYRSVLKTEEDREEYEEFKEFTKNQLVELLERYPSTKGLWFDGTWDAAWKEQAAFADELEAELREMVPGLIIGSRFRPDDYGNRHFDSNGDLMGDYEQGWERKLPKTIEDVKGNDWDCVMTVPENQWGYHSDWRGHVKTSFELIEMLVRSVALNGNFVLNFGPNGEGGIRKEETQLAAEIGDWMDVNHEAIYDCGYLDWEKQDWGYYTQDRKTGKIYMVVFNMPLNGALRVKTPDKVKLDKVYSLQDGKKFTPEEIHKNEYFIHYNSEEKIKSPMVIVIESTSGEEGSDQVYQKAKT, encoded by the coding sequence ATGAAAAAGTTGTTATGCGGAGCGGCATTATCTGCACTATTGGCAGGAAGCAATGCTGAATTGGCTGTGGCGCAAACGCCAAAGAATACGCCAAGAACCTCCATAGCTTTGAAGCATGGGGCACATGATCTGGGGAAAAGAACCGATCCAATGATGGAAAGGTGGAGGAATTATGGTTTGGGCCAATTTCTCCATTGGGGTGTGTATGCGATAGCTGGAGGGCACTGGGAAGGTAAATATTATGGCGGAGCAGCAGAATGGATTCGTTCTTGGAGAGAAATGCCCAAGGATGCTTATGATAATCTCTATAAGCAATTTGATCCGAAGGACTTTGATGCTAAAGCTTGGGCCAAGCAAGCCAAGGATATGGGGGCCAAATACATGATCATTACGACAAAGCACCATGATGGGTTCTGCCTATGGCCAAGTGAGTTTACAGACTATGATGTGAGTAATTCTCCTTATAAAAAGGATATTATCGGGCCATTGGTGGAAGCTTATGACGCAGAGGGGATAGATGTGTACCTTTATTTTTCTGTGATTGACTGGAACCATCCGGGCTATAGGTCGGTGTTGAAGACCGAAGAAGACCGGGAGGAATATGAGGAGTTCAAAGAGTTTACCAAAAACCAATTGGTGGAGTTGCTAGAAAGGTATCCGAGTACCAAGGGGCTTTGGTTTGATGGTACCTGGGACGCTGCTTGGAAAGAGCAAGCGGCCTTTGCAGATGAGTTGGAGGCTGAGCTCAGAGAAATGGTTCCAGGCTTGATTATAGGAAGTAGATTCCGACCGGATGATTATGGCAATAGGCATTTTGATAGCAATGGAGACCTGATGGGAGACTATGAACAAGGCTGGGAAAGAAAATTGCCAAAGACCATAGAGGATGTTAAAGGGAACGATTGGGATTGTGTGATGACAGTGCCCGAAAACCAATGGGGCTACCATTCGGATTGGAGAGGGCATGTGAAGACCAGTTTTGAGCTCATTGAGATGCTGGTTCGTTCAGTAGCCTTGAATGGAAATTTTGTCTTGAATTTTGGTCCAAACGGTGAAGGAGGAATCAGAAAAGAAGAGACTCAATTGGCTGCAGAGATCGGAGATTGGATGGATGTCAATCATGAAGCAATCTATGATTGTGGTTACCTGGACTGGGAAAAACAGGACTGGGGATATTATACACAGGACCGCAAGACAGGGAAGATTTATATGGTTGTGTTCAATATGCCACTGAATGGTGCACTAAGGGTAAAGACCCCGGATAAGGTGAAATTGGACAAGGTGTACTCTCTTCAAGATGGTAAGAAGTTTACACCGGAAGAAATCCATAAAAATGAATATTTTATTCATTACAATTCTGAAGAGAAAATTAAATCTCCAATGGTGATTGTCATTGAGTCTACTTCTGGAGAGGAAGGAAGTGACCAGGTTTATCAAAAGGCAAAGACTTAA